A genome region from Fusarium musae strain F31 chromosome 5, whole genome shotgun sequence includes the following:
- a CDS encoding hypothetical protein (EggNog:ENOG41): MSTNEKQLTPPFTVEAGPGTDIWRKPGHNAWNIPDVHTVSGPLKSFVSARVTFSAKWENLYDQSGIVLVPRKASDPAAPDSKWIKSGIELYAGKPHLSTVACDRFADMSLYPVSAPEGQRITLEVAKEGGNIWVHQLILGDDGSIKERLPLREICWILCEDQDDWVLDVSALAARPDKAAKGPLKVEFSDFQVKWKE, translated from the exons ATGTCTACCAATGAGAAACAACTCACTCCGCCTTTTACTGTTGAGGCTGGGCCGGGGACTGACATCTGGCGAAAGCCTGGGCATAACGCGTGGAACA TTCCTGATGTCCATACCGTCTCAGGCCCACTCAAGTCCTTTGTTTCTGCTCGTGTCACCTTCTCTGCTAAGTGGGAGAATCTCTACGACCAGTCCGGCATCGTCCTTGTGCCACGCAAGGCATCTGACCCCGCAGCTCCTGACAGCAAGTGGATCAAGTCCGGTATCGAACTATACGCTGGAAAGCCTCACTTGAGCACTGTCGCTTGTGATAGGTTTGCCGATATGAGTCTGTACCCTGTGTCAGCCCCAGAAGGTCAACGTATTACACTCGAAGTAGCCAAGGAAGGGGGAAACATTTGGGTTCATCAGCTCATTCtgggtgatgatggaagtATCAAGGAACGGTTACCACTGAGGGAGATTTGTTGGATTCTTTGTGAGGACCAGGATGACTGGGTCTTGGACGTGAGTGCCTTGGCAGCCAGACCGGACAAGGCTGCGAAGGGTCCTCTGAAGGTTGAATTTAGTGACTTCCAGGTGAAGTGGAAAGAGTAA
- a CDS encoding hypothetical protein (EggNog:ENOG41) produces MTTLSNLETYTVSLPKDLPQTFQDALNVARALEIPYIWIDSLCIVQDSPEDWKHEASLMAQVYANAHVTIFADAAPDSTSGFLSPPSRKAPQRFVVQCKNDQSSSSGVHIRERGFLAQQLPFHSWSRRSGLGQSKLSTRGWVFQERLLSPRTLHFSQNEMAWECRSVCECECSATSLRTLRTTSVMKHFLHPQDPDVSSAEANWRSEIVPAYTELDLTFASDRLPAIQGLANAAQRLRSNDEYVSGLWRQTMKADLLWHKNAGDGNSHRIKDGGAPTWSWASVTGPIYYSDRITPSDSNLQILDIIASEEKPPMLVIRGHLVNVKLDDPYSDTVSLGPDDNLRVEWDCGGGKTKSNKVSRYFLVFEADDGGPFGLLLNLNRNDPTEQQFRRVGYVHGHSISKWRRSWGSGGWAFSPSEASDTSGGIWEDAGKEGAREWVDEIFKGEPVTFRLI; encoded by the coding sequence ATGACCACTTTATCCAATCTAGAAACATACACTGTTTCGCTCCCTAAAGATCTTCCACAAACGTTTCAAGATGCTTTGAACGTGGCCCGTGCATTGGAAATCCCCTACATATGGATTGACTCCTTATGTATTGTTCAGGATTCTCCAGAGGACTGGAAGCACGAAGCCTCGCTGATGGCTCAGGTATATGCCAACGCCCATGTGACCATTTTTGCCGATGCCGCACCAGACAGTACATCCGGCTTCCTGTCGCCACCATCCCGAAAGGCCCCTCAAAGGTTCGTTGTGCAATGCAAAAATGACCAGTCCAGCTCGAGTGGCGTACATATCCGAGAGCGTGGGTTCTTAGCCCAGCAACTTCCGTTTCATTCATGGAGTAGAAGAAGTGGCTTAGGTCAAAGCAAGCTATCAACGAGAGGTTGGGTTTTCCAGGAACGCTTACTGTCACCGCGAACCCTCCACTTTTCGCAGAATGAAATGGCTTGGGAATGCAGATCTGTGTGTGAGTGCGAATGCTCAGCGACATCTCTGAGGACTCTCCGCACTACCAGCGTGATGAAGcattttcttcatcctcaagatCCCGATGTTTCTTCGGCTGAGGCGAATTGGAGATCCGAAATCGTCCCGGCATACACTGAGCTGGACCTTACCTTTGCGAGTGATCGACTCCCCGCAATTCAAGGCCTGGCTAACGCTGCTCAAAGGCTCAGAAGTAATGATGAGTATGTTTCTGGTCTTTGGCGCCAAACAATGAAGGCAGACCTTTTGTGGCATAAAAATGCAGGCGATGGTAATAGTCACAGAATTAAGGATGGGGGTGCTCCAACTTGGTCGTGGGCATCCGTCACCGGACCAATTTACTATTCAGACAGAATCACACCCAGTGACTCGAATTTGCAGATTCTGGACATCATAGCCAGCGAGGAGAAACCTCCGATGCTGGTTATCCGTGGCCATCTCGTCAATGTGAAACTAGATGATCCTTATAGCGACACAGTGTCTCTGGGCCCCGATGACAACCTAAGAGTGGAATGGGATTGTGGCGGGGGTAAAACCAAGTCAAACAAAGTATCCCGATATTTCTTGGTATTTGAGGCAGATGATGGAGGGCCATTTGGCCTGTTACTCAATCTCAACCGAAACGATCCAACGGAGCAGCAATTTCGAAGAGTCGGATATGTCCACGGGCATAGCATCTCAAAGTGGCGTCGCTCGTGGGGTAGTGGTGGTTGGGCGTTTAGTCCGAGCGAGGCGTCTGACACCTCAGGTGGAATTTGGGAGGATGCCGGTAAGGAGGGGGCCAGAGAGTGGGTTGATGAGATATTCAAGGGCGAACCTGTAACCTTCAGATTGATCTAG
- a CDS encoding hypothetical protein (EggNog:ENOG41) — protein sequence MGSHAETSESLAFEASADLTNEILAARNVNLSFTGSYLQRGFVGQNFQNMIRAIEAKFNVSCNISDEELEHYASMEDDRVISKLMQNLEPCEGANAELERLKGHYRLAVVSSSALRRVRASLSKAGQAEFFDPKDVFSAADSLPVPTSKPDPAVYLHALTAMGKSASECIAVEDSRSGATSAKCAGIITVGYTGACETPKEAEALRVVLENAGCKFVMGSWDEFSDILYKIEARLME from the exons ATGGGATCACACGCCGAGACG TCTGAGTCTCTTGCTTTTGAGGCAAGCGCTGATCTCACAAATGAGATACTCGCTGCTCGTAACGTCAATTTGAGCTTCACGGGTTCCTATTTGCAACGCGGGTTTGTTGGGCAGAACTTTCAAAACATG ATTCGTGCTATTGAGGCCAAGTTCAATGTCTCATGCAACATCTCAGATGAGGAGTTGGAGCATTATGCCAGCATGGAAGACGACCGCGTCATCTCTAAGCTTATGCAGAATCTGGAACCATGTGAAGGCGCTAATGCTGAGTTGGAGCGTCTCAAAGGACATTATCGACTCGCTGTTGTGTCTTCATCAGCGCTGCGTCGAGTGCGCGCTTCTCTTAGTAAAGCTGGCCAGGCTGAATTCTTCGACCCAAAGGACGTTTTCAGCGCTGCAGACTCGCTTCCAGTTCCCACTTCAAAGCCTGATCCAGCTGTTTACCTACACGCCCTGACAGCTATGGGAAAAAGCGCCAGTGAGTGCATTGCAGTTGAAGATAGTCGCTCTGGTGCAACTTCTGCTAAGTGCGCTGGGATTATTACGGTTGGCTACACTGGGGCATGCGAGACGCCCAAAGAGGCTGAGGCACTGCGTGTAGTTCTGGAGAACGCTGGCTGCAAATTTGTTATGGGAAGTTGGGATGAGTTTTCAGATATTTTGTACAAGATTGAGGCTCGTCTCATGGAATGA
- a CDS encoding hypothetical protein (EggNog:ENOG41), with the protein MTSINLTAAGSATDAIDLESLPRLSHRGEEEGREPVDSNASSEETIAPPKWNHPPINKYRTAATFWSFLVVGMNDGSYGLEEYYHKNHTLVSLVFLTPFVGYAIASAINSLMHVHFGQRGVALLAPMCHIVPYLIFSFHPPYPVMISMYVLVGIGNGLADAAWCSFIGQMVNSHEMSGILQACYALGATIAPLVATGLSGEGMPGWYAFFYVMTAASLVELIALTITFWTQTGAVYLSEAPSASGAKSGRMRQVLKNKLSWIFAFFVFGYCGAEGKLNRLSRCKVTNNPSQVALGGWVVVFMQKRRNASAIVGSSVATGFWGGMTVGRLFLSLITVRLGEFWAMFLYIGVTIALELVFWLVPNLIVNAVAAALIGVAMGPMYPVAVVLITKIMPRSLHVGTIGFAASFGGSGGAILPFAVGAIAQARGVQTLQPIVLAICVVLGCLWLLLPRRPMVKDNTDVNENSV; encoded by the exons ATGACTAGTATCAACTTGACAGCAGCTGGCTCAGCGACCGATGCAATTGACCTAgagtctcttcctcgccttTCGCACCGCGGTGAGGAAGAAGGCAGAGAGCCAGTCGATAGCAATGCTTCATCAGAGGAGACTATTGCTCCGCCAAAATGGAATCATCCTCCTATCAACAAATACCGTACTGCCGCAACATTTTGGTCATTTCTTGTTGTTGGAATGAACGACGGATCTTATGGT CTCGAGGAGTATTACCACAAGAATCATACCCTTGTGTCTCTAGTGTTCCTAACGCCCTTTGTTGGTTATGCTATCGCCTCTGCTATCAACAGCCTAATGCATGTGCATTTTGGTCAAAGAGGTGTAGCGTTGCTTGCACCCATGTGCCATATTGTACCATATCTTATCTTCTCCTTCCATCCTCCTTACCCCGTCATG ATTTCCATGTATGTCCTTGTAGGCATAGGCAATGGATTAGCTGATGCTGCGTGGTGTTCTTTCATAGGACAGATGGTGAACTCGCACGAGATGTCGGGTATCCTACAGGCATGCTACGCCCTAGGGGCCACTATTGCTCCTCTTGTTGCCACTGGCCTCTCTGGAGAAGGTATGCCAGGCTGGTATGCATTCTTCTATGTCATGACTGCTGCGTCACTGGTAGAGCTCATCGCCTTGACAATCACATTTTGGACACAGACTGGAGCCGTCTACTTGTCTGAAGCGCCCTCAGCGTCTGGTGCAAAATCGGGACGTATGCGCCaggtcttgaagaacaaacTATCATGGATATTCGCTTTCTTCGTCTTTGGATATTGTGGAGCCGAAGGTAAGCTCAACCGCCTATCTCGTTGTAAAGTTACCAATAATCCTTCTCAAGTTGCTCTTGGCGGCTGGGTGGTCGTCTTCATGCAAAAGAGGCGTAACGCTTCCGCTATCGTTGGCAGTTCCGTGGCCACCGGCTTTTGGGGTGGTATGACAGTCGGGCGGCTCTTTTTATCCTTGATAACAGTCCGATTGGGAGAATTCTGGGCCATGTTCCTATACATAGGAGTCACTATTGCTTTGGAGCTGGTCTTTTGGCTGGTGCCAAACCTGATCGTTAATGCAGTGGCAGCGGCACTCATCGGTGTTGCAATGG GTCCAATGTACCCAGTTGCAGTTGTTCTCATCACTAAGATCATGCCTCGTTCTTTGCATGTTGGGACTATTGGATTCGCTGCTTCCTTTGGTGGCTCTGGTGGTGCAATTCTGCCCTTTGCCGTTGGAGCCATTGCGCAGGCAAGAGGGGTACAAACACTGCAACCCATTGTCCTCGCTATTTGCGTTGTGCTTGGCTGTTTGTGGCTACTACTTCCCCGCAGGCCAATGGTAAAAGATAACACGGATGTCAATGAGAACTCTGTGTAG